tttacaaatgaatGCGTATGAGATTTACAAATTACttttttcaagtttttttcTTTGTGATAACATTTGGTTTTTTCTAAAGGGTTTTACGACTACAGAAAATGATTTGTCtctgtaaatatttatattgttgaataaatgtgaattgaactTTTGAGCAGTTTACAAATGGTCTGTATGCTACTATGGCTCATTCATTAACAGAGAAACGGGTCTTATGACGGGTTTTCCTGCGAACTGAATAATTCATGCGTGGGTGTTTGTTTCTTTCGTCACCCGGACtgtataaatcataaatttacctTTAAGCCTATATGTAATTGAGTTACTTGCTTTTTCATTTTTGCCAAGTTCAGATTCGTTTTCCACTTTACAGCTATAGTTTCCTTTATTACTTTCATCAAACGTTTCAATTTCcaatatatcatttttaaagTTGATTTTTCCAGGGATCTCTTTCAAAATCTTATTTCCATGGAACCACGTCCTTGTGATTTGTTTTGGATAAGCATCTTTCAAGTTGCAAGACATTGAAACCTTGCTTCCTCTTACGGCTTCCAAGTCACCTAGGGCCATCAATGTCGGTGTATCCAAGTCTGTCAATCAAAGTATAATCATAAGGATACTGCGggtaaatatcatttatttggTGCTACAATCTAAGTTCCCAAACTTAATTCAAATGAGATGGTGGGAATTAATTACACATTACACAGCTCAGGCAGCTGAAGACGATCTTACTTATACGCGTTCTGTTCACATACAGCCGAAACACAAGAGCATTGGGCATTGGAGGGCTGTGGGCAGTTATGTACAACACTTCTATTAGTTTTCGTTTAATATAACTTCTATAGGCTTACTTAAATAGGGCTCAAACCACTCGGGTCTACAAAATGTGTATAGCCATTTGAGGAAAAATAATCGCGGTGTGCACAATGTGCTGGAACTGATAGAGTTCATAACgtacaatatttacaattagTTAACAGTTTCGTGGTGAGAAGACGGGACGTGGTTATGTGCTTGTGGTTCACATGGGTATAATACACTTACAATATACGGTTAAAGAACATTTCGTCTGGAAGAGTATAGTAGCTCCAGTAGACTCGTCATTTACTCCACACGTGTACGAACCTTCATCTTGTCTGCTAACAGCATTGATAGTCAGGCTAACATATCCTGCAGTATCACCTTGCTTTGGATCACTCAGCGAGTATCTAGACGCAGCATCGTCTTTTCTTGCAATAACCGTCTCGTTTTTCTTCCAGTAGTATTTGCCGATCACGGCGTTTGTTGGTATGAAGTAACATGGTAATGTAGTGGTCTCCTGCCCTTCAATGGCAAATTGTGACTCAGCAGTGAGTTTGGTAATGCTTTGACCAACTGAAAAAGAACATGATTCTCCAGTTTACAACAAACTAGAGGATTTAAGagggtttatttatttatttggaattacacctttagatcggtggcacacttagcacaaaggtgcatccttcacaatataaaatataacaattaacagaaaagtaaaaaaaggcaaaagcaactatcaacccctatcctacccccccccccccccaatttacatcgatacatacagtagatcattactttacacaatgaatacaaaacaagatatagtaaaagtgtataaaataaaataaaataaaatcagctgataaacacagcttattacGAAAAACCCCCAACTCCTCCCCCCAAACCCCCCCccaccctcccccccccccccacttttttttcaatttacttaatgtagcaatgtagataacatagttattgagtcatggaattcagtgaatcatttcgaaattgccatgcttgttttaggtatcttttacaaaaactatccaaaatattttcacactcttcatcaattaaattatctgagtatcccaaaatatatttaagtttgtcattttcaggagaagtataaaaagtatcaaacatatctttgctgccatttctatacatatccacatataaattaaataattcctgattacgtatattatttaaagctggACAATTAAGGATGAAATGATGGATGTCTTCGTCCGAATTTGTACCgcacaatttacattttttattattatcaatattccaatttGCAGTTTAACGATGACCTATACTGCTGACTGAAATATAGTCAAGCCACCGGGCTCCTGATTCGGTCGGTGACGTGCATTTGGACAAATATTTTGTACCGTACAGATGCACATTCATTAGCCGGCTATGTTGGTTTGTGGTCTCGGTTTGTTTATACTGTACCATGAATAAAAAACCGTGCATTTGACTAGGGAGAATTTATAGGTGATTCTTTTCTTTCACCCATACAGGTAGGACTAtttatacgtaggcctacatcagACAACAATTGTGAATATTATAAGCTGATCCCTGAATAGAATGTTTTATGTAATAACGATTTTTCTATTCATGTATGCTTTGAGTAACTGATTATGTACGGGTATAAAAACGGGCGTAATGAAAAATACCGAAAAACATATCTCTTGCACTATACGTTTATACTGTATTAGAATATAAATCACTCATGCATAACATTAACaatcataattttaataatagtttaaGGAGTACTGGCTTGGAAAGTGTACTGAAGGCTCTGTGTTTCCTAACACGGCTTCAGCAGGTTCAAAGTACAGTACAGGAACAAGAACGAGGCGTGTGTTTCCAATTTAAAATTAGAATAATTCCCATCAGACTAAGGTAAAGTTTATATTTAAATTCCTGTCATTGTGAAAACTTCACTACCTTAGTCGGTAGGTCcttgtaaaataattatcgcAATATGGAATTAAACCCAGAGTGTATAGGTAATCGTACGCCAAATCGCGATACGGTTTTTTATTTCTGCATAATATGCTCGTTTATATTAGCAATCACATGACACGGATTCATACAGCAAACATAAATTGCAATGTCGACTGCTCCAATGACGCCTGCTCGGTACATGTACAGATATCTtctacatatacatatacacatACTACGTTTACTATATATCTTACCACTATATTCCAAAAATACTGTTAACATCAATGACCAAAAACTAAGCCATTCCCACGATCTTGTTATCGTCATATTTCCAAATTTCGTGAGTTATAACAAAGCACCAGCCATAAATCTATACATAACGGTTGATTACTTTAGAAAAAAAGGTTTACTCAACCTATATATAGACATATCGTAAAGTACAATGTGCTAATATAAGATACAATACAATGGATAGCAGATAATGAAACTCAACTAGCCTATTCCTGCAACGTATTGTTGGGAATTTCCGACTCCGCCGTTTACCGTCACGTGTTATTTTCATTAGAATATTATAATTACTTAATGTTTTTTTGTAGCCAATGATCTGTATGTACGCCGATTTGTTTCCGTTTAAAATTCTGTGATGACTTTTTTCAACAAAGACAATCTAACAACAACCTCTTGCTTCAAGCATACAATTACGATGATGTCTCATAGCctgaatatttgtttttctcttttgtgggcAAAACCcacatttattttaactttcattttcatttcaagaacatttattaaatttcaataagggtaaaataacaatacatatgatatactgtaattaaattgGGGATTCTGTAGTAAAAGAAAAGTTTCTTGTCAAATGAAGGATACAAAAGAGAAGAAACAACAAAGGGCAGCAAAAAACATTTCAGACAAATTTACTTACCACTTGGAAAAGTTTCATCGGATTTCAGTTCTCCCTTTTTACAAACAAGTTTTTAACATTAATGATCTTTCAATGTGATTTTGAATaagaaatatctatattttttccaataaaaaaaagtaatatgaTATTGCAACATATAATCGCCTCGTCCTCAAAATCATGCATGGCTActaataaaaaatcaaaatatagtttataatcaaatatattatttgttactctattaacaattattgtctTTATATGTCTTCTAAAGTGTAAAATAAAGctgtatatttatatgtaaCTAATTTGTTTTACCGATATTGCAGACATAGTACAGTACCTTTTAAATATCGAAAAGTGATGATACGTCACAtatgttactattattattggTTGTGCTTTTTCTGCGTATACATTGTgttaattaatgataatttaaaacacATTAGTCACGCATCAGTAAGCTAAGTTTAAAAGTATTGAACACGAGAGTAAGCCTATCTGTTCCGTCTTTTTCTGAGACACTCTCATACAAACAAGCGAACATCCTGACCACTTCGTCTGACCCAGGGTGAAGTCTTTCAAAATAAGCTAGGTCAGAACTACCGACCCGACCATCCTTCAAAATCAAGTTTTCTTTAGACCACGTGTTGAATCCATCTTTTGACAGTTGAACAGAGAATATTGTATCTTTTGATGATCTCATTGAGCTTGAACGAATACCCCAGGAGGGTGAGTTTGTGTTGTCTTCCAATGATGCCTTGAAGCTCACCATACCAGCCTAAAATACCGTAAcgaatattaggcctacaacaaaCTCGTAATCTAAAATCTACGTAGGTTAGACaatttaaagtaggcctatagtatttacGTTCATTTCATGATGTTACAATTATATCAAGAATGGCTAGGATCTTGCGTTTGGAAGATGCATGAATTCTGACCCTTTTACATCAGACAAGACtaataaaacacacattttaaaataaaaatgtcattatCATATCTAACACCAAGATTTATACTACAATGtcttcattattattgttattgtaatgctgttcgatttataaagcactcatacaatcaaaagattgtcccaaagcgctgagagaaaaaacagaaagaaattacaaagaaaaaagatgtttttttttaaaactatgatagaggatgcatttttaataggGTCTTGAAGATTGTTCCACAGTTTAGGAGCTGCAACTGCAAAAGCTAGATCACTGGGTGGAACAAAAAGTGCAGATGGATTTGGTCGACCTAAGAGATCTTTTTGGAAACTAAAGATCTACGTATTAAATTGGAGATATATAATGGTGATTTGTCGTGAAGAgatttaaatgtaattattaccTGTCTACCCGGAGTTTGAAAGCTTTCAAAGTTTTTCGTGTCTTGATATTGTTTGTTGCCCGGATGTAGTGACGACGCGGCCCACTCGTCAATTTCATCAGTTGTCTCAAGAGGCTGAGGAAATGTTCCGCGTCCTGAACAAATAGGACGCCATTCCATTCCGTCCTTACCACCAGTTAGAATAACAGGCGTTAATACGTCTGAAAAGGGACAACTTTCTATCAACCAATTTTTAAGTAGCCCGGTTTTCAATGAGAGGCAACTAGACAATCAAttttgtattaggcctactgaaataCGTATTACAAGAACATAGTTCAATCAGTTATTATTGTAAAGATTCCCAGGATTCTAAAATACGCCTACCAGAAGCCTACTACTTTACAGTGCTAAAAACAAAGGTAGGCTGGATAGATCGTATTCAATAATTTGGTATTTGAGAGACCTACTGTAAAACTACCAGGATTATTAAACACCccatgtttgttttgttattattattgactgATATTTTGCAAGCATTTATAAAGGATCAAGAGTTTCTTGTTCATTTATGTTTGTTAAATTGTTCTTACTAGTTGATTCAGTCCGAGTCAGTCTCCTGTGAGCCGAGCTTTCCAACTTAGAAGCGAATCCATTTACTATTAATGTTCCTGTGGATAATTTAATTCCGTGGCCAGTATCtgataagaaaataaaatacagaaaatTATATTCAGGCCATACCGAAACAGAAAATTCTCTTTAATTTCCTCAAAGAAAATTAGTTTAGATTCTTAGGTCGTGTCAATGAGTTGAAGGAATTTTGCTTATTTTCTGAAATCCAGTTTCCTTGTGAGGAGACAACGTCCCAAACTATGACACTGAAATAAAGTCACCCAAATCGAACTCGTATCTTACTTTTTAGCAATATACATTGTAAGCACACGTTTTTCTTTCTGTTgaattattgaaatatatgtAGAAATATGTTTGTTATATGATTCGTGGAACATTCTGGCCATACTTCATCATCACGAACGCTGAACGTCTGCGCACTTAACAAACTTTTCCAATCAGAGCGATTACTGGTGCATAGACGTATTTATTTAGTATCTGGCCATACTTACATAATTCAAAATGGCGCGGTGGTGGGCGTGTCAAATTCTTTCCTTTCTTCCCATTATCGTTGCTCCATGGAAAATGCTGCTTAACCTTTGACCAGGTTCTTGCACCATTTGTACTATGAGCTGAGAATAACTGCCAATCTGGTGCCCGCTGGGACCTCGTCTCACCCCCCGACGTGAACTTGTTAAAAAGAACCACAATATGGCCGAGTCGTTCATTGACCACGATGGGGACTGGATTCTCTGGCCTACAAAACAAATCTGATGTCAATCATCTATAGCTTATAATATATCGTCTGTGTATTAACTAtatatgtatgtaggcctataatacttTTATACTGTTCGCTTCCATTGCTTAaagtaaattgtaaattatattaattataagtcTGTAGGCTATACCTGAGAGAACAGTTGCGAATCAAGTATAAAATTATGATTGCGAAAGGAAAAATGATGGAAAATactaacaacaaaaaaatgagaaaaaatgATGGAAATAGTATAAGATAAAAGAGAATGACTCAGTAACTGTTCAATCATTTGTACCATGTTATACGTTTACTTCCATTTTGGTTCGTCTTCAGGTCCCCCGTGTTTTCTTCTAGATACTGGAGGTTGATCTCCTCTGAGTACACAGGCACGTGTTGCTTCTCCCATTCTATCGTACGTGAACGCACTAACCCCCTCAACGATACAATACTTCTTGTTTCGCTGGTTGCCGTTCTACGACGCTTTTCACAAAATGCTATTATATGGTAGCGTTCTCCTTGAATAAATGATACCAGGGCTGGCCGCCtaccaacaaaaaaatatattacattcTGGTTTAAACAttctgtataataataacaggatttttatagcgcacataccattcaagagtgctcaaggcgcatttaaaaaaataaaaaaaaaacaatcatacaaattcctgacaaataaaatacaatttctgTTGAGGGTCTCCATCCgttctcgttctgtcgcggtcccggatcCCTATCTAGGttaagaaacctcatgatttccatatgccttaatgaataaatgtgtttttaatcatttttaaaaagtatcaacagttttgcaaaatcGTATAGAGCTCGGTAGAACATTCCATAGACGAGGAGCATCCTATGAATACATATAGACTTATGCATCACATGAATACACTAACTATCTGACTACTACTTGCTAAATAtgcaatttaatttgaaatagtTGTGTCTACAtaaagtaaagcttggttcccactagaacgtaacgcaaggacgtaaacgcaacgcaagcgttttaaccaatgacaagcgaagttatagacagttagcaatcacaagcgaataagccatcgcttgtgattggtcaattcacttgcgttgcgttacgtccttgcgttgcgtcgctagtgggaactacGCTTAAGAGAACGACAATTTAATTGACTGCTATAATACCGAGATAACGTACCTGTATGACGTCATATTAGCTGATGATTCTCGATGATATGGAAACAATCTCACTTtaaaaagaatacaaatttGATTACCGAAAGTTCAATTAATCAAGTTCAAAGTATACGAAAGTATAATCAAGTATCTAACAGAATTGATTACCTGGTAACGTGAGTACACTATCCCCAAACGAGGAAGTTCCGTTACTCTTTCTGATGACCTCGCATTCATAACAGCCCTCGTCACCAGAAACGGGATCTCTGATTCTTAGACGTCCTATTCCAGACGAATGTACTGCATAGAATCTGTCGCTACGACACGGCTTGTTACTGGAGACTAGAAAAACTTTAGTGCCCTGTGGAGTGATCTTGTGCCAGTTCATGTTGGAAACCGTTTCGTGTTTTGGGGTGTACCTACAGATGATATCAACACTTCTATCTTTGATTTCAAACGCGTTCACGTCGTCAACTGACACCACAATTTTTGCTGAAATGACCCGACAAAAAATCTTTAGAAACACCACGAAAACGCGCGCATAAATACTGATACATTTAGCACGCGTGCGCGCGCCAACTTTGTGTAGTATCATTTACTTTAcaattctcactcctgaggacgatcaaatcATATTGATCAagacgtcgagaaactcaacagttcttttcagaactaacatACGTGGTGTACAACAAacatatcaacatttgatttcgccatgcaaaccttcaaacaatatatcatTACGATTTCACATGACGATTTTGGACACgaacaaaaatcaaaatactATACTTAAGCATTCATCATGAAGTGTGTTGCTAAATTATAGGACATATTGGGTTAAAGTTTCTGGTCACGTGAAACTTATTTGTAAACCTTTAATCTTAACGGTAGTCTAACTACAAACGACAAACTACTTACGAGCTACAGTAAATGTGGTGGACACCTTAGCCGTCACGAGTCCAGTCGTAAACACATAACATGTGTAGTTCCCCGAATCTTCTATTTTGACATTAGAAATGTTAAGACCACCAGATCCTTCGTTTATAAAAGCTTTGTACTTtcctttaaaataatacatattattcCTTCCATGCTAAACATTTCTACATTATCCTTTACGTTTTATTCCTTTTCAGCCTTATTCGATGATTACTCTAATTTATATTACTATCTAGTGTAGAGGTTAATTCGATTGAATCATGAATTAATTTGATTGTTAGGTCCTATATGTAGTTCTTACTCTATTATTATACGAATCCAATTAACAAATCCCTTCTTCTCATTTTTATTAGAGCTCGACTTCAATGATTCTAGGCAGGTAAATGTCGAATCTTTGTCGAACCACATACTAGTTATAACGTGTCATATTATGTGTCTACTGGTACAGTTGTGTATTTTTAACAGGCtgatttaatatacaaaatttaaaaacgtACCTTTATTTATCTTCAGATTTTTAGTACAATCCAGATATCCGGGGGCTTTTCGCTTAAAAAGAGAGAGATGATAATTAAGTTGGTACAATGTGTAGGCTTAAGTATGTATTAagtgagtaggcctatagtaagcATTGCAACTTTAAAAAGGAGCTAGTAACAGAAATAGTCTACTGTCGCCCAGCGGTTAGAATGATTccacaaacaaatataaatactacAAAGCATAAAATGAGGTTTTATGGTGACCAGTGGTGACCAGTGGTGACCAGTGGTGACCAGCGGTCATCAGTGGGGCAACAATGAATGGGTTTCTTTGTCACCTTCTCTTTCTTCTCAACAGTAGCACATTTGTTAACTATGGTATAGACGGGCTCGTTGCTActtgatgatgacgacgacgacgacgcgGTGTTATTAGAGCACATTATCAGGCCGGTACCTCCACGTTTGAACTTCAGCGTGTTAATTTTCATCATCCGATCTTCTTTGTCATTCGTCGCCAAACTTTCAATAAGAAATGACAAATTCATCGTGATAAGTGACACTTTTGTTTCATTCTTATACGACATAATAGTTATCgttttatctgtattttttttaatcaaatatactcttttttattttgtatttatccGGTTAAAACTTGTAGGCCTACGTGAACCTGATGAGGAACATGATCTATGTAAATACTAATGTCCAATACATTAGGTTACTTCTGATAGGGTTGAGAGAACTAACATGAATGTATTCATGAGCATTTTATTAcagacaaataaaaatacattcattgTGCTTTATATTCCAAATAAACCATCATCACTAAATAAGTCAGGTTTCTAGTTAGTATGAGACTAATTTGTAAATAAGTAAATGATACTTTGACATTTTAAGGAATCGTTTTATCAAAAGTCAAACAAAGGAATCAGGATGCACAAAATGCGGAAATCAgaagaaaataacaaaactgAAAGTCGCCAAATGGGAAAGCAAAACTTTGATTACAGTTTGTATATTACACGCGCCGAAAACGAATCAATGATACCCGCtagaaaatgtttacaaatataataAGGTAAGATAATATTCAGGGTAAAATATTCATTCCCCACTAGATTACAATTGAATTCATTAGTTTAAAGTAACTTTTCTTTTACGTCAACTATGAAAAATACTTACTCAGCGTCTTGTGACTTAACGGGTTcatctacaaaataaatatacagtagtagccTAACAGTACTATGattttacaataataacaaaGATGATGATGCTAACGATGATGATGGTCCCACCCTagaatgatgataatgatttgaTGACAGTCAAtacaatgattatgatgatggtgatgattattatgataatgatggtgatgatgttatgatgatgatgacgatgattatgattatgacgatgatgatgataatgatgataatgatgatgatgattatgataatggTGTTGATgatataaatgatgatgataatgatgattatgatgatggaCATAGTGGTGAAGGATTTATCTGATGACGAGACgatgataatgatgtcataATCGCCTTACCGACTGAAGGACTAACATTCGCATAGGCTGCTTCATCCTCGATAGGCCTGTAGGACATTCTGTTATCATTCGCATAGATTGCATTCTCTAAATCTACCTCATTTGTTCtggaaataaaatgttaacaaattgtagtaaatacagtattattctaATTGAAACATAGAACATCGTGAGCATGTGATCGTGAGCATGTGATCGTACATTCTTTTTAAGATTAATGTTCTTACCTTCTGTTTTCCCTAGTTTCATTGATTTctgttttggaaaaaaaaataaactttttaacAGAATGCTATAAGGGTATtggattaaaaattaaaaaggacaattattaggcctattacattTTACTTTTCTATACTAAACGTCAACACTTgacaatattacattttatttttctttaacaaaaCATTACCATTATTTGAGTCGTTGAATGGAATCTCCGCTAATATATCACCAATGGGCTTGCCGACGTCATCGGTTCGATACCACCGCATGTATGAGAAAACTTGGTTTGGTGGTGTTAACGTACACTTGATGGTCGCATTGGAATCCTCCTCAGCTACGGTGCTTTCTAACACTAATGTGACGCCCGTATTCTTTACTTTGAATAAACCTACTCATAAAGTTGAATTACAGAATGTGTATGAAGCGCAAGAAGGGACGAATAAGATGAAGAATGGAGGTAAAAGAGTGGATATAGAAAtacagagtaggcctactaatgtaCAAATGCGATTAGTATattcattgataatgaaacgtaattattaggcctacagattCAAACAATTTTGTGCGACCTTAACTAATATAATAGTGTCTAGGTACTTGATTTTGTTTCTACTGACTAAAAGGCTAACAGAcatatttttctataaaaaacaaaatactacTGTACAATGTATTTTAACGCATATTTCAACAACCCACTCACAAAGATCGAACGTAACGATACACACACCCTTTTTTCATGAGcgacaaataaataattaagtatgCATGCTTACCTTTTGTAGCGCACACTAATAATGCAGATATAATGATGAACACGGATATGAAGACAAGAAGAACCGACGAGTAGATATCAGTACTGTAGTCCATTTTGTGTTGTCACAAGTAACATTTAGTTACCAAACAGTTTTGCAAAACTTTCAAAACAAGTAGTTCATCAAATAATGGAAAAAGCAGCCAAACGCTTACAGATAAATTGTCACAGTACGAAATTGCGATGCATACGGGAATAACTGAAATACTTGTTTCTGTTTGTAATCGACTGATACTTACATTAATAGACAAGATGAAAACAAAACCTGCCATGAAACTAAATTagttatgaataataatataacaaacaaAACTAAACGGTTTATATCATATCactataataatttaaacaaaggaAAAGTGAAAAATAATTTCTGTTGTCAATGTCCTTGTAAAAACCACTTTAAATGGATTTCG
This region of Antedon mediterranea chromosome 8, ecAntMedi1.1, whole genome shotgun sequence genomic DNA includes:
- the LOC140056634 gene encoding uncharacterized protein, producing the protein MDYSTDIYSSVLLVFISVFIIISALLVCATKGLFKVKNTGVTLVLESTVAEEDSNATIKCTLTPPNQVFSYMRWYRTDDVGKPIGDILAEIPFNDSNNEINETRENRRTNEVDLENAIYANDNRMSYRPIEDEAAYANVSPSVDEPVKSQDADLATNDKEDRMMKINTLKFKRGGTGLIMCSNNTASSSSSSSSSNEPVYTIVNKCATVEKKEKRKAPGYLDCTKNLKINKGKYKAFINEGSGGLNISNVKIEDSGNYTCYVFTTGLVTAKVSTTFTVAPKIVVSVDDVNAFEIKDRSVDIICRYTPKHETVSNMNWHKITPQGTKVFLVSSNKPCRSDRFYAVHSSGIGRLRIRDPVSGDEGCYECEVIRKSNGTSSFGDSVLTLPVRLFPYHRESSANMTSYRRPALVSFIQGERYHIIAFCEKRRRTATSETRSIVSLRGLVRSRTIEWEKQHVPVYSEEINLQYLEENTGDLKTNQNGSKRITWPENPVPIVVNERLGHIVVLFNKFTSGGETRSQRAPDWQLFSAHSTNGARTWSKVKQHFPWSNDNGKKGKNLTRPPPRHFELYTGHGIKLSTGTLIVNGFASKLESSAHRRLTRTESTNVLTPVILTGGKDGMEWRPICSGRGTFPQPLETTDEIDEWAASSLHPGNKQYQDTKNFESFQTPGRQAGMVSFKASLEDNTNSPSWGIRSSSMRSSKDTIFSVQLSKDGFNTWSKENLILKDGRVGSSDLAYFERLHPGSDEVVRMFACLYESVSEKDGTDRLTLVFNTFKLSLLMRD